A window of the Candidatus Neomarinimicrobiota bacterium genome harbors these coding sequences:
- a CDS encoding gamma carbonic anhydrase family protein — translation MNNIRPFDGKTPQIGNKAFVASSAEVIGDVLIGKESSIWFQSVLRGDINSIRIGERTNLQDGTIVHVDFEKYSTHIGNEVTIGHRATIHGCKVQDRCLIGMSATVLSGAVVETGAIVAAGAIVRENQTVPARTLVAGVPAKPVREVTDAEWDTIINSARHYVDYARKYLDQKKHE, via the coding sequence ATGAATAATATCAGACCATTCGATGGAAAGACACCCCAAATAGGAAATAAAGCATTCGTTGCGTCCTCTGCCGAAGTGATTGGGGATGTTCTCATTGGAAAAGAGTCGAGTATCTGGTTTCAGTCGGTGCTCCGGGGAGATATCAACTCCATCCGGATAGGGGAACGTACCAATCTTCAGGACGGCACCATTGTTCACGTGGATTTCGAGAAATACAGTACGCACATAGGCAACGAAGTCACCATTGGCCATCGTGCCACAATCCACGGATGCAAAGTACAGGACCGGTGTCTCATCGGGATGAGTGCAACCGTGCTGAGTGGAGCTGTGGTGGAAACAGGTGCTATCGTTGCGGCAGGTGCCATCGTCCGGGAAAATCAGACCGTACCGGCGCGGACATTGGTTGCCGGTGTACCAGCGAAACCAGTCCGGGAAGTTACCGATGCGGAATGGGATACAATTATCAATTCTGCACGGCATTATGTAGATTATGCGCGCAAATATTTGGACCAAAAAAAGCATGAATAA
- a CDS encoding NTPase, giving the protein MPETNLLLTGQPGSGKTTLIKKVLKQIDYSIGGFFSSEMRRGNQRVGFTLDTLDGRRGILAHVDLGTEEQVGKYYVDVPSLEKVGVAAMEKALRENQVIAIDEIGKMELLPEKFQTVLQSILDSTKPLIGTIMQGKNETTDAIKSREDVAVFHVNEETRSYLQNEIQLRLRRLVENSE; this is encoded by the coding sequence ATGCCAGAAACAAATCTGTTGTTGACCGGGCAGCCCGGCAGCGGCAAGACGACCTTAATAAAAAAAGTGTTGAAACAGATCGATTATTCCATTGGCGGTTTTTTTTCCAGTGAGATGCGTCGTGGAAATCAGCGGGTAGGGTTTACACTGGATACGCTGGACGGCCGCCGGGGTATCCTGGCTCATGTGGACCTGGGCACAGAGGAGCAGGTCGGGAAATATTATGTGGATGTCCCTAGCCTTGAAAAGGTCGGTGTCGCCGCTATGGAAAAGGCGCTTCGCGAAAACCAGGTGATCGCCATAGATGAAATCGGCAAGATGGAACTCTTGCCCGAAAAATTCCAAACGGTCCTGCAAAGTATTTTGGATAGTACAAAGCCACTCATCGGGACCATCATGCAGGGGAAAAACGAAACCACGGATGCCATTAAGTCCAGAGAAGACGTGGCCGTCTTTCATGTGAACGAGGAGACCCGCTCCTACCTGCAGAATGAAATACAATTGCGGCTCCGCAGATTGGTTGAAAATTCAGAATAA
- a CDS encoding LptF/LptG family permease: MKILTRYILKEHLPPFVIAMGVLTFLFLANFIVKSIDRILGKGISFWIIAEYIFLNLMWILALSIPMAVLVAILMSYGRMSADNEINAMRTSGISFFTIIKPSLVFGIIVCLGLIYFNNNILPDFNHKARLLGSDIYRKKPDLSIEPGYFITDLPQYSLLVKDKKDGRLMDVLIYSKNNQNSEVQTTIKAEQGSLAVEGDKIVMTLFNGEIHELDTKEFSEYRRIDFSKHVLTIPAKGMVLERHEAGRRGDREMSSKMMLDRVAGVREKYQKTQEQITENLREKLHLDISADQTGRIKKLLNLPQDSVIAMLPDSIKDNASEMRRARRDVRVGLQRISTQRNLAQSYKRQINKYLVEVHKKYSIPVACIVFVLIGAPLGIMARHGGLAVGAGFSLLFFLVYWAGLIGGEELADRLIVSPWIAMWTPNMVVGLFGVFLTIRTVRERSSLDWSWLVKLRRQGKSDEDTNE; this comes from the coding sequence ATGAAGATCCTGACCCGCTATATCCTGAAGGAACACCTGCCGCCGTTTGTTATCGCAATGGGGGTGCTGACCTTTCTGTTTCTGGCAAACTTCATCGTCAAATCCATCGATCGAATTCTGGGCAAAGGGATCTCGTTCTGGATTATTGCGGAGTATATTTTCCTCAACCTGATGTGGATTTTGGCGCTTTCTATCCCTATGGCTGTTCTCGTAGCCATCCTCATGTCGTACGGCCGGATGAGCGCCGACAACGAAATCAACGCCATGCGGACGTCCGGCATCAGCTTTTTTACAATCATCAAACCGTCACTGGTGTTTGGGATTATCGTGTGCCTCGGGTTGATTTACTTTAACAATAATATCCTGCCGGACTTTAACCACAAGGCCCGACTTCTCGGGTCGGATATCTATCGTAAAAAGCCGGATCTCTCGATTGAGCCGGGCTATTTCATCACCGATCTGCCGCAGTACAGCCTCCTGGTCAAGGACAAAAAGGACGGCCGGCTCATGGATGTTCTAATTTATAGCAAAAACAATCAAAACAGCGAGGTGCAGACCACCATCAAGGCAGAGCAGGGTTCCCTGGCGGTGGAGGGAGATAAAATTGTCATGACCCTCTTTAATGGGGAAATCCATGAACTGGATACCAAAGAATTTTCAGAGTACCGGCGTATCGACTTCAGCAAACATGTACTCACCATCCCGGCGAAGGGCATGGTGCTGGAGCGACATGAAGCCGGCCGGCGGGGTGATCGTGAAATGAGTTCAAAAATGATGCTGGACCGAGTCGCGGGAGTCCGGGAAAAATATCAAAAGACCCAGGAACAAATTACAGAAAATTTACGGGAAAAATTGCACCTGGATATATCTGCGGACCAGACCGGACGCATAAAAAAGCTCCTGAATCTTCCACAAGATTCAGTAATCGCGATGCTGCCGGATTCCATAAAAGACAACGCCTCGGAAATGCGTCGCGCCCGGCGGGATGTTCGCGTCGGACTCCAGCGAATCAGTACCCAGAGAAATCTGGCACAGAGTTATAAACGCCAAATTAATAAGTATCTGGTGGAGGTGCATAAAAAGTACTCAATTCCCGTAGCATGCATTGTTTTTGTTTTGATTGGAGCGCCGCTGGGCATCATGGCACGACATGGCGGACTGGCGGTCGGTGCGGGATTCAGTCTGCTGTTTTTCCTGGTCTACTGGGCCGGACTCATCGGGGGCGAAGAATTGGCTGACCGCCTCATCGTTTCACCATGGATTGCTATGTGGACGCCGAATATGGTGGTGGGGCTCTTCGGTGTATTCCTGACCATCCGCACCGTCCGTGAGCGGAGCTCTCTTGATTGGTCCTGGCTGGTCAAACTTCGCCGGCAGGGAAAAAGTGACGAGGACACCAATGAATAA